A part of Gemmatimonadales bacterium genomic DNA contains:
- the mnmE gene encoding tRNA uridine-5-carboxymethylaminomethyl(34) synthesis GTPase MnmE has translation MLSDLITAIATAPGRGALAVVRVSGQGAFEAVRRLLGWADSLPVVPRQAILATFHESDGTPFDRGLVTFFPAPASYTGEDVVELSCHGGALVPAQLLAALQALGARLAWPGEFTRRAVQNGKLDLLQAEAVGDLIDATTRAQGRGALRQLDGGLSRRLDELRYELLELTALLSYEIDFPEEDDGPISPETIRAGLESSRGAVSALLRTAPVGERVRRGALVVLAGRPNAGKSSLFNALLGIDRALVTEIPGTTRDAIEAELDLDGWPVRLADTAGLRDATDRIERLGIEVSQRYLAAADLTILCVEAGARLTDEEHAMVRERATVLVRTKSDLGAVGDDGGLPVSAVTGDGLPLLATTLVDRLFGEVEQFADVEPLLTRERHRLALERAEAALVDAEPHIGARGDAVLAAHHVRRAITALDELIGAVDVEDVLGAIFERFCVGK, from the coding sequence ATGCTGTCCGATCTGATCACCGCGATTGCCACGGCGCCCGGCCGAGGGGCGCTCGCGGTGGTTCGCGTCTCGGGCCAGGGGGCCTTTGAGGCGGTGCGGCGATTGCTCGGCTGGGCAGACAGCCTCCCGGTCGTTCCGCGTCAGGCCATTCTCGCCACCTTTCACGAGTCCGACGGCACGCCTTTCGATCGTGGCCTGGTGACGTTTTTCCCCGCGCCTGCGAGCTACACCGGTGAGGATGTGGTCGAACTGTCGTGCCACGGTGGCGCGCTGGTTCCCGCTCAGCTGCTGGCCGCGCTCCAGGCGCTCGGTGCCCGGCTGGCATGGCCCGGCGAATTCACTCGGCGCGCAGTTCAGAACGGCAAGCTCGACCTGTTGCAGGCGGAAGCGGTTGGCGACCTGATCGATGCGACGACGCGCGCTCAGGGTCGAGGCGCCCTACGGCAACTCGACGGTGGTCTCTCGCGTCGGCTCGACGAATTGCGGTATGAGCTGCTCGAGCTCACGGCCCTGCTCAGCTACGAAATCGACTTTCCTGAAGAAGACGACGGACCGATCAGCCCCGAGACGATTCGGGCCGGCCTCGAGTCGAGTCGGGGTGCTGTCTCGGCGCTGCTGCGCACCGCGCCGGTGGGCGAACGGGTTCGTCGGGGCGCGCTGGTGGTGCTCGCGGGCCGTCCGAACGCCGGCAAGTCCTCCCTGTTCAACGCCTTGCTCGGTATCGACCGGGCGCTCGTGACCGAGATACCGGGTACCACACGCGACGCCATCGAGGCTGAACTCGATCTCGATGGCTGGCCGGTCCGGTTGGCCGACACGGCAGGTCTCCGCGACGCGACCGATCGAATCGAGCGTCTTGGCATCGAAGTGAGCCAGCGGTATCTCGCGGCGGCAGATCTGACCATCTTATGTGTTGAAGCAGGGGCTCGCCTGACCGATGAGGAACATGCCATGGTCCGGGAGCGGGCCACGGTGCTGGTGCGCACCAAGTCTGATCTGGGGGCGGTCGGTGACGATGGGGGATTGCCAGTGTCGGCCGTCACCGGCGACGGCCTGCCACTGCTGGCCACCACACTGGTCGACCGCCTCTTCGGCGAGGTGGAGCAGTTTGCGGACGTCGAGCCGCTCCTGACGCGTGAACGGCACCGGCTCGCCCTCGAGCGCGCCGAGGCTGCGCTGGTGGATGCCGAGCCGCACATCGGTGCGCGAGGGGATGCGGTGCTGGCAGCTCATCACGTCCGGCGTGCCATCACGGCGCTCGACGAACTGATCGGTGCCGTCGACGTCGAAGACGTGCTGGGGGCGATCTTCGAGCGGTTTTGTGTTGGGAAGTAA
- a CDS encoding rhomboid family intramembrane serine protease → MAATRRAPQLTPWVIRLIVINGVVLLLLATVFTAPRFVESLILDPTQFGKRPWAILTAMFVPANLLALAFYSAMLAFFGPTVERRMGSKRFLLYYAYCGIGAALIGLGFGSILNLGTFHGPAGAIYGLGLAYVLTRAPIELHTGAEGGLSARSLFVAFVALDLGLGLWAGEGLVRLVPLGGILSGYLYFRAQSLTTREQPIRPVPPIRRPVVTPMRAQEAALEPKQTVVPHTELPPEATNAEVDRVLDKIAQFGIESLSLHERRVLSEASERKRREQT, encoded by the coding sequence ATGGCCGCCACTCGTCGTGCACCGCAACTGACCCCGTGGGTCATCCGGTTGATCGTGATCAACGGGGTGGTTCTGCTGTTGCTTGCAACCGTGTTCACGGCGCCGCGGTTCGTTGAATCACTGATTCTCGACCCCACGCAGTTCGGCAAGCGACCATGGGCCATACTGACGGCTATGTTCGTTCCTGCCAATCTCCTGGCCTTGGCGTTCTACTCGGCCATGCTCGCGTTCTTCGGACCCACCGTCGAGCGACGAATGGGCAGCAAGCGATTCCTGCTGTATTACGCTTACTGCGGTATCGGCGCGGCCCTGATCGGCCTGGGCTTCGGATCGATTCTCAACCTCGGGACCTTCCACGGACCCGCTGGCGCGATCTACGGGCTCGGCCTCGCCTACGTCCTGACCCGCGCGCCGATCGAGCTGCATACCGGGGCTGAGGGCGGCCTCAGTGCGCGGTCTCTGTTCGTTGCCTTCGTGGCGCTCGACTTGGGGCTCGGCCTCTGGGCCGGCGAGGGGCTGGTGCGCCTCGTCCCGCTCGGGGGCATCCTGTCCGGCTACCTCTACTTCCGTGCGCAATCATTGACGACGCGCGAGCAACCGATCCGACCTGTGCCGCCGATCCGCCGCCCTGTGGTCACGCCGATGCGCGCCCAAGAAGCCGCGCTCGAACCCAAACAGACGGTGGTCCCGCATACCGAGCTGCCGCCCGAGGCAACCAACGCCGAAGTCGACCGGGTGCTGGACAAGATCGCGCAGTTCGGAATCGAAAGCTTGAGCCTGCACGAACGTCGCGTCTTGAGCGAGGCCTCGGAGCGCAAGCGCCGCGAACAGACCTGA
- a CDS encoding D-alanine--D-alanine ligase: MKIAVLTGGSSAERDVALASAGQVVAALRSRGHSVSVVDIAGGPVPRDREAELIGVAVGTTPPAIDHLVDRERDFLLTGLAAVPDVIQADALFLALHGGRGEDGTLQAVLDLLHIPYTGSGALGSGLAMDKDVSKHLFRAAGVPTPDWTMVTRDGEVPTLREFPVIVKPSKQGSTVGLRLVRSQADLGDAIRYAAGFDDEIMVEGFVPGRELTVGILDGAALAVGEIIPRHEIFDYECKYTPGMAVEIFPAELPEAVTTACRDLAQKAHQALKLGGYSRVDFRLTPTGELSCLEVNTLPGLTSTSLLPQSAQAAGIEFPELCERICLTARTGGKV; encoded by the coding sequence ATGAAGATCGCGGTCCTGACCGGGGGTAGCTCCGCAGAACGAGACGTGGCCCTGGCCTCGGCAGGCCAGGTGGTCGCGGCCCTGCGGTCTCGCGGCCATTCGGTTTCGGTTGTCGACATCGCCGGTGGACCGGTTCCCCGAGATCGGGAAGCCGAGCTGATCGGCGTGGCGGTCGGCACCACGCCGCCGGCGATCGATCACCTGGTCGACCGCGAGCGTGATTTCCTGCTGACCGGGCTCGCCGCCGTGCCGGACGTTATCCAGGCCGATGCGCTTTTCCTTGCCCTGCACGGCGGGCGCGGCGAGGATGGCACTCTGCAAGCCGTGCTCGACCTGCTTCACATTCCGTACACCGGCAGCGGTGCACTCGGCAGCGGACTGGCCATGGACAAGGATGTGTCGAAACACCTGTTCCGGGCCGCCGGCGTTCCAACCCCCGACTGGACCATGGTCACCCGCGACGGTGAAGTTCCGACCCTGCGGGAGTTCCCGGTCATCGTCAAGCCGAGCAAACAAGGGTCGACGGTGGGGTTGCGACTGGTTCGGTCGCAGGCGGATCTCGGTGACGCAATTCGCTACGCGGCCGGGTTCGATGATGAGATCATGGTCGAAGGATTCGTTCCCGGTCGCGAGTTGACCGTCGGGATCCTCGACGGCGCAGCTCTCGCAGTCGGTGAGATTATCCCTCGGCACGAGATTTTCGACTACGAATGCAAGTACACCCCGGGTATGGCGGTTGAGATTTTCCCAGCCGAGCTTCCGGAGGCCGTCACGACCGCGTGTCGCGATCTGGCACAAAAGGCGCACCAGGCCCTTAAGCTTGGCGGCTACAGCCGGGTGGATTTTCGACTGACCCCGACTGGCGAGTTGAGTTGTCTCGAGGTCAACACGTTGCCTGGATTGACTTCGACCAGCCTGCTCCCGCAGTCAGCGCAGGCCGCGGGAATCGAGTTCCCTGAGTTGTGCGAACGGATTTGCCTGACGGCTCGGACCGGTGGTAAGGTATAG